In Coffea arabica cultivar ET-39 chromosome 9e, Coffea Arabica ET-39 HiFi, whole genome shotgun sequence, the genomic window aataaatacaaaagaaatgcccaaaatcactactaaattatgataatctcaCTACtcaaaaaatttataaactctgaatcaattatttcaacattttattttctatcttgtaaattcataataaaataccatcaaaagtatcatatcatagtgataaaattattattatagttgtttatcaaatagtatatatggacatgaaaaatttgacaccttttccttataattatattAGATTATCTTATAATTCTATAGGAAACTAAATTAAAATTCATTATACAAGAGtatttttgggtattcatttaaaaatttgactaagtcaatattattttaagattttgttactaaaactatcaaatcaagggaggtatgtataatttttaaaacttcaagaGAGCTCAGGGAAattatcagaaacctcaggggaggtttctgaaattatcccaaaaatttTGTTGTCTAAGCCGACGAACGGAAACCTATTTTATTATGAGGGGTTCATTTAAAATTATCGTTGTAACGCTTGCTCCGCGTCACAAGTCACGCTTTCTCTCGATGCTGCAATAAAATCCAAAAAGGTTCGTATTCATGTGGTCGCAGATATATCCAAAGATTTGAGCTAAGCAAATTCAAAGTGGCTATTACTAGTGGCAGTACATTTCCCAGAAGAACTGCAGGGGACGATGGAATCTGATAAACCGATGCCCCGACACGAAACATACCAGTAAACTGttaaacttgtttttttttttttttcccaaaccCAGGAGAGTGATgggaataaaaaggaaaaaaaatgagttgagAAACAAATATCTTTAGCTTAATTTAGGTTTAGAAAGCAACAGTTTTTAATGCAAATCTGGAGAAGTTAAAAGTGGATAAATAGTGGGTGGAATTGGAAATTAGAAGGGATTAAAAATAGGGGTTTGCTGGTCAGGTGGAACCTCAGCTGCGACGCACGGAGCCTCGGCGTCGTCAGCTGCATCAGTGACTCAGAGGCAACAGCACCAGCAGCAGCCGCCGCCGCCTCGAAGGCTCCCATCGTCGGCGGCATCGGATAGCAGCGACGGTAACGGTGGCGGCACTGGTAGTGGGAAAAAGATGAAGGGCTTGTTTAAGTCCAAACCCAAGACCCCGGCTGACCTCGTTCGTCAGACTCGGGATCTTCTCATCTATGTCGATCGCGGCCCCGATGCCACGCGCGAGACCAAGCGCGAAGAAAAGGTAAAGCTCCCTTTTTTTTACGCTTCTATTTTGTTTAGGTTTTCTAGCTCTTCGGTTTTcccttgcttcttttcttgttgtttaattagagGAAAGAGCTGATCTGGGTATGatttagatttgtttttcttttaaatggAATTGTGTGCATTTTTATGTGAATTTAAattatgggttttttttttgggaaatgcTAGATGAAGTGGAGTTAGATGTTCTAGATAGGAATGGAAGTGTTGCAACTGGATTCAATTTTTCTTCcgtgttttttgtttttcaattttttggatGAGGAGGGGTGAGAAAGTGGTCGGGGATCGGATGCTGAGAATCTAACCATCATGGTAGGACGAGTTTGGAATTTAATATTCTATAATAGTTAACTGTTTCGTGCTGTATGTATACATTTCTGGTTTTTGGCAAGAATATCCTGTTTCTTTGTTGAAGTGAATGTATTTAGTGGGAGTTTTGTGTGTGGATGTAGGTCAGCTTATAATCTGTGTTTATTTAGTTATTGAGACTGTAGCCTTTTTCAAATTGACGTCTGCAGATGACGGAATTAAGCAAGCTTGTCAGAGAATTGAAGTCAATTCTTTATGGAAATAGTGAAGCTGAGCCTGTAACAGAAGCTTGTGCGCAACTGACCCAGGAGTTCTTCAGAGAGAACACACTACGCCTCTTAATCATCTGTCTGCCAAAGTTAAATTTGGAGGTAAGTATGATGGATATTCTTCTTAAATCCACTCTGTCCATTTAGTGCTGATTTGTGATGACAACCATCATCACCTATTTTCACTATTCTCGCTTTAAGGTGCGTTGGAAGTGGAATTTGGATACTTTTTATTTCTGCTCATTGTTGATTCTGACATGGTTATCCTTTCACAGACCCGTAAGGATGTTACTCAAGTTGTTGCAAATCTGCAGAGGCAGCAGGTCCAGTCACGATTGATTGCCTGTGATTACTTGGAAGCAAACATAGATTTGATGGATATTTTGATAGGCGGGTAAGCAGCTGTTTTAGAGCTTTCGGAACGTTGTATTAGTGAATTTTGATGAATTCCTGGATTTGACTTTTCTCGTTTCAGTACCCTTTGGAATGTTAATCCGATTAATCTAGGTTTAGAATGATATGCTTTTCACAAGATTCTTGAGCAGAAGTCATTGTGTTACTTATCCACATCATGTGTTGCGAGAGGAAATAATTTATCTCATGTCGAGTTTGATATGTCATTATGCATTTATCTGGCTGTATTTTCAATAATGAGTTCCAGTCAATGAGAGATGGAACTCAGCAAGCTCATGTAATTGTGAAATGAATGTGATCTTTTATATGTATAGATAGAGAATACTACAACAACTTCTGATGGGAGTATTTTcttgctcttttttttcccaCCGTGGGGGTGATAATTAAGTAATGAAGAAGAAACTCTGAATCTCAGTACAGTGTAGTATATAAAGCAAGTTAAAATCTACATTACATTGGGTACTGATATAGTAGAGTTTTAATTGGCATCATCTTAAGTTGCAAACATTTGCTCTCATGCAAAGTGCCTTTCTTTCTAATTACACAGCTTAAAAGTCATTCATTTATGTCTTTCTAAATATCATCTCTGGAAGATGTGTTTTTGGCTGTTCCCCGTGTCTTAACTTTACTAGAAGTGGGGTTTCTTGTTTCCCCTCATTGTTGAATTATTgtcttttttcttattttgggttatttaaCTCATTCATCTTTGATGTTGGATTATTCAGTTATGAGAATCCAGATATGGCTTTACACTATGGTGCTATGCTTAGAGAATGTATACGCCATCAGACTGTTGCAAGGTGCCGAAAGTTAATCTTTGTTTTGGTTGTAATTTtgcttatttgatttttgggcTTAAGTATTGGAAAGGGAAATAACACCATACGTTTGCCTCCTGTTTTTGGCTCTGATTATTTGACAGTAATCTTCTTTATGAGCTGTTTTACCTATTTAACTTCCATATTCTAAAACTTGCCATCATTCACAGGTATGTCTTGGAATCGGAGCATATGAAGAAATTTTTTGATTATATTCAACTTCCAAATTTCGATATTGCTGCTGATGCTGCTGCAACTTTCAAGGTAAGGTGCTTCTGACTAAGAGCGCAAGAGCTGTTTTACTAGAGAAAGTCCTTTTTCCTGTTAATGTGTAAAGCAAATGTATATAAGCTGTGCTTAGGCTAGTTTCCCTTCCTTCCATAGTTTGTTCTTCTTATTTCTTCAAGTgatttgtaaatatttatgtTGCTGGTTGAGCTTCATGTACCTACTAATGCTTCAAGTAGAAAGGTGCTACAAGCTATGTGCTTTGCTAGTCTTTTCTATAAAATTATGTCGGAAAAGAAATGTTGACCAAGTTTTATGTCTGGGATTGCAATTGGAGAGTAGTTTCTATAGCATTTGCTTAATTTTTATGGTGTTTACTCTTTTTCCACAATTGGCAATCCACCATTCTGCTGTTGTCTTGTGATAACTGTGCACTCTGACTAGTGATAGCAATCATTTGTAATTTCATCTGGGATTTATCAAGCATCAGGTTTGACAAGTTCGTCACATTGCAGGAACTCTTGACAAGGCACAAATCAACTGTAGCTGAATTCCTTTCAAAGAATTACGACTGGGTAAAGGATTTTGGTTTGCTGCATGCATATTCTGTTATCTCTCTCTGTTGCCCCCTCCCTCTCTCAGTGTGCCTGTGTGTCTAACAAATATCGAATGTACCCTATTTGGAGCTTCAACAAAAAGATTTTCTTGGATATTTTGTAAGTCTAGCTGTTAAAAGTTTTGTTATTGCATTAGTTTAATTTATGTTTTGGCATCAGGGATTCAGGATCACAATACTTATTCAGTTAATTCTACTTTTTGTAAGAAATTCAGTTAATTCTGGACCTCCCTACCCTGTGATGCTCGTGTTGTTGATCTGGCATGATATTATATGATTCTTGTGTAGCTGCTTTGACATGCTTGGGAAGCTTTTCTACTTGGTTGTCTAATAATGTTCTTGAATGTGTTTAGGAGCTGTTGTTTATATTACAAATAATGTGATGATTGAAATACTGAATCAGCATTTCTCTGTGCTTCCCCTATTTTGAATATTAATCTCAGTCGACCTTTTGTTGTTGTTCCTAATGGTTCTTCTTAGCAAGGATTGACATTTTGTTATGGAGCAATTGTAGACTGCTATTAAGTATCTAATGTGAAATCTGATATCACAAGATGCCAATGATCAATACTTGTATCGGTTTATTACATCTGTTGCTTTCTGTGTGCAACATGATTCTTTGCCTAAGCAATCTATGTTaccttcttctttctcttttcttttctttaatatgtAGAAAAAAACTCCCATGGCAAGCTATGCTTTAGATCCTGATTAATGTTCATGGTTGCAGTTTTTTGCTGAATATAACTCAAAGCTGCTTGAATCTCCAAACTACATTACCAGAAGGCAAGCTGTCAAGGTAGGGTTTGGATTGTGATTGTACCTTGTATGGTTATCTAATTTCTATTGCTCAGTCTTGTTTCTTGTCTTTGATATATTTATTTACAATAAAATGTTAATTCTGCCATTCTGTAGGGCCTTACTGTGACATATTTGATTTGCATATTCACTATGGCGTATATTATGAGAGAATTCTGTCCATTCAATTTTATGTATGTTGATTGAAAATGGTGTATGTGCTTACTTAACGGTTTATTGAGATGCAAGGAGTAGTAGTTTTCCAATGAAGGCATCTGCATAAGTGTTCCTTAATCTATGCctttcaacatttttttttcaaactagGAGGAATATTGAGAAAAGGATTGGAATTATAGTTGTTAAAATTTCTAAAAGCCAGGCATACAGGAGAAAATGAAGGCCATCTTGTAGTAAATTTGTGTTCAGGGGTTTCTCTCCATTCTTTTTGAAGTGCGAGTCTCTCTGTTATTAAGAGTTCCAAAATTTTAACTCTTTAGTTTGCATTCTCTTACTCAAGTGAACTGAAGAGCTATACCATGGCACATGCATCTGATGCATTTATTCTGTCCATTTGGCCTTCTTTTATCCTATCAGCCAAAGAAAATTTAGGCGTTCATAGGATTGATTGTAATTTATCGTTTTAGTCcagtatttattattattattattattatttctgtTTGAAAAGTTATTGTTTAAGACAATTATTCTTTTGGTGGTCACAGTTGCTGGGGGATATGCTGCTTGACCGCTCAAATTCAGCTGTCATGACTCGATATGTTAGCTCAAGAGACAACTTGAGGATTCTAATGAATCTTCTTAGAGTATGTTTTCTCCTCTTGATTGAGAAATACCATTTGGTTGGgcctctctgtctctctctcttcttggCGTAAATAAAG contains:
- the LOC113710327 gene encoding putative MO25-like protein At5g47540, with translation MKGLFKSKPKTPADLVRQTRDLLIYVDRGPDATRETKREEKMTELSKLVRELKSILYGNSEAEPVTEACAQLTQEFFRENTLRLLIICLPKLNLETRKDVTQVVANLQRQQVQSRLIACDYLEANIDLMDILIGGYENPDMALHYGAMLRECIRHQTVARYVLESEHMKKFFDYIQLPNFDIAADAAATFKELLTRHKSTVAEFLSKNYDWFFAEYNSKLLESPNYITRRQAVKLLGDMLLDRSNSAVMTRYVSSRDNLRILMNLLRESSKSIQIEAFHVFKLFAANQHKPPDIVSILVANRSKLLRLFADFKLDKEDEQFEADKAQVVREIAALEPKEGP